Proteins found in one Zea mays cultivar B73 chromosome 1, Zm-B73-REFERENCE-NAM-5.0, whole genome shotgun sequence genomic segment:
- the LOC103645419 gene encoding protein BIG GRAIN 1-like, giving the protein MERWAPPSVVREKPRRRPGQPSFSSTLLDAICDSLDEQAGGHGATAAPTRGSAKKQQQAPLHYYYYYKPSLAASNRAARADDCLSGRGYFSSSEVECSLRRLRPIRTSGGAGPASVAPEEKQQLAPPGAAMRARKPFATPASDSGNCRRPASPGARLASLLSAIFSGKRQHPAPADDEPACSTAPSSVRPCLAKTLPSARARVTRRQSRSRTVRFLDIEGDVAVAAAAAGCMRFPVVEVKDSGGSEESSDASSDLFELESLAALAPVNGISGCRRTFENELPVYGDDWNWAWARHCSRPSPPFGYVSHGRS; this is encoded by the coding sequence ATGGAGAGGTGGGCGCCGCCGTCGGTGGTGCGGGAAAAGCCGAGGAGGCGGCCTGGCCAGCCGTCCTTCTCGTCGACGCTGCTGGACGCCATCTGCGACTCCTTGGACGAGCAGGCCGGCGGCCATGGAGCGACGGCAGCACCAACGCGTGGGAGCGCCAAGAAGCAGCAACAGGCGCCCctgcattactactactactacaagcCCTCCTTGGCGGCCAGCAACCGCGCGGCGCGCGCGGACGACTGCTTGTCCGGCCGTGGGTACTtctcgtcgtccgaggtcgagtgcTCCCTCCGCCGCCTCCGCCCCATCCGCACCTCTGGCGGCGCCGGGCCGGCCTCGGTGGCTCCCGAGGAGAAGCAACAGCTGGCACCGCCTGGTGCAGCGATGAGGGCGCGGAAGCCGTTCGCCACCCCCGCCAGCGACAGCGGCAACTGCCGCAGGCCGGCCTCTCCCGGCGCGCGGCTCGCCAGTTTGCTCAGCGCAATCTTCTCCGGCAAGCGGCAGCACCCGGCTCCGGCGGACGACGAGCCGGCGTGCTCGACGGCTCCATCCAGCGTGCGCCCCTGCCTCGCTAAGACACTGCCGTCGGCGCGGGCGCGGGTGACCCGGAGGCAGAGCCGGAGCAGGACCGTGCGTTTCTTGGACATCGAAGGCGATGTTGCTGTGGCCGCAGCAGCCGCCGGTTGCATGAGATTCCCGGTGGTCGAAGTGAAGGACAGCGGTGGCAGCGAGGAGAGCAGCGACGCAAGCTCCGACCTGTTCGAACTGGAGAGCCTCGCAGCCCTCGCTCCGGTGAACGGCATCTCCGGTTGCCGTAGAACTTTCGAAAACGAGCTTCCGGTGTACGGCGACGATTGGAACTGGGCTTGGGCACGACATTGCAGTCGTCCGTCGCCGCCGTTTGGGTACGTCAGCCACGGTCGGAGTTAG